One Campylobacter concisus DNA window includes the following coding sequences:
- the modA gene encoding molybdate ABC transporter substrate-binding protein has translation MKKVFKFLCVAALLAINALGAEVNVYAAANTTYAFPELIKEFNKLHPDAKINLTLGASGGLVTQIQNSAPADIFMAADMGFAQKAYDTGFAVAAPKVYAQGALAIFSIRDVDFKKGIEVVRGLKAISVANPETAPYGKASIEALKNAKLYDEVEKNIVYAQKISETLSQALSASDVGFIAASALFSEKMAKYKEGINYIFVPQELYTPIDQGIVLLKRAENNADAKAFYEFILGEKAKEIFKKFGYNVPAK, from the coding sequence ATGAAAAAGGTTTTTAAATTTCTATGTGTGGCAGCTCTGCTTGCCATAAACGCACTTGGCGCAGAGGTAAATGTCTATGCCGCAGCAAACACGACTTACGCGTTTCCAGAGCTTATAAAAGAGTTTAATAAGCTTCACCCAGACGCTAAGATCAACCTAACTCTTGGCGCAAGCGGCGGCCTTGTCACGCAGATACAAAACTCGGCTCCAGCTGATATCTTCATGGCTGCTGATATGGGCTTTGCACAAAAGGCCTATGACACAGGCTTTGCAGTGGCTGCTCCAAAAGTTTACGCTCAAGGCGCTTTGGCGATCTTTTCTATAAGAGATGTGGACTTTAAAAAGGGCATCGAAGTGGTTCGCGGCCTAAAAGCGATCTCGGTAGCAAACCCAGAAACCGCACCTTACGGCAAAGCTAGCATCGAGGCTCTTAAAAATGCAAAACTTTATGACGAAGTAGAGAAAAACATCGTCTATGCTCAAAAAATTTCTGAGACACTTTCTCAAGCATTGAGCGCTTCAGATGTTGGATTTATCGCTGCTAGCGCGCTTTTTAGCGAGAAAATGGCAAAATACAAAGAGGGCATTAACTACATCTTCGTGCCTCAAGAGCTCTACACTCCGATCGATCAAGGCATCGTGCTTCTAAAACGTGCTGAAAATAACGCTGATGCGAAGGCATTTTATGAGTTTATCTTGGGCGAAAAGGCAAAAGAAATTTTCAAGAAATTTGGCTACAACGTCCCAGCTAAATGA
- a CDS encoding TOBE domain-containing protein, translating to MIRAKIVQISSKDGVNFFELKCLNLGRNLYMLALNEASKFALNDEVSLNFKSSDVVLSRLRLEASSLENELKCEVAGITRGEILSIVSLKCEQLCFEAIISDHALKGLNLVIGEQVFAYVKSTSIHVSA from the coding sequence ATGATAAGAGCAAAGATCGTTCAAATTTCTTCTAAAGATGGCGTCAATTTTTTTGAGCTTAAGTGCCTAAATTTAGGGAGAAATTTATATATGCTGGCCTTAAATGAGGCTAGCAAATTTGCTCTAAATGATGAGGTGAGCTTAAATTTCAAAAGTTCAGACGTCGTTTTATCAAGGCTTAGACTTGAGGCTAGTTCGCTTGAAAATGAGCTAAAATGCGAGGTCGCTGGCATAACTCGTGGCGAAATTTTAAGTATAGTTAGCCTAAAGTGTGAGCAGCTTTGCTTTGAGGCTATCATCTCAGATCACGCTCTAAAAGGGCTAAATTTAGTGATAGGCGAGCAGGTTTTTGCCTATGTTAAATCAACAAGTATCCACGTAAGCGCTTAA
- a CDS encoding sulfate/molybdate ABC transporter ATP-binding protein, with protein sequence MIEISCKKELNGGGGKFMLEAELAFESGEFVALYGASGGGKTTILRLIAGFEAPQSGVIKATDKIFFDEKTNLAPQKRNIGFLFQDYALFENMNVFKNLLFANNDENLANKLLEICELKSLKNAKIGELSGGQKQRVALARAVMRKPEILLLDEPLSALDNAMREKLQDYLLALHDEFKMSVILVSHDIAEIYKLCSKVFVLENGKISRSGSASEIFLKSAGSQKFAFNAKVLEIKKCDAIFVASVLINRQICEVVLSSAEASGLRAGDTAIVSTKAFGVNLVKA encoded by the coding sequence ATGATAGAAATTTCTTGCAAAAAAGAGCTAAATGGCGGTGGCGGTAAATTTATGCTTGAGGCCGAGCTTGCCTTTGAAAGTGGCGAGTTTGTCGCACTTTATGGAGCAAGTGGCGGAGGTAAAACGACGATTTTAAGGCTCATCGCTGGCTTTGAAGCCCCACAAAGTGGCGTGATAAAGGCTACAGATAAGATATTTTTTGACGAAAAGACAAATTTAGCCCCGCAAAAGCGAAATATCGGCTTTTTGTTTCAAGACTACGCCCTTTTTGAAAATATGAATGTCTTTAAAAATTTGCTCTTTGCAAATAATGATGAAAATTTAGCAAACAAACTGCTTGAAATTTGCGAGCTAAAGAGCCTAAAAAACGCCAAGATAGGCGAGCTTTCAGGCGGTCAAAAGCAGCGCGTGGCACTTGCTCGTGCGGTGATGAGAAAGCCAGAAATTTTACTGCTAGATGAGCCACTAAGTGCCCTAGATAACGCCATGCGCGAGAAGCTGCAGGATTATTTACTAGCACTTCATGATGAGTTTAAGATGAGTGTTATCTTAGTAAGTCACGACATAGCTGAAATTTACAAGCTTTGTAGCAAGGTTTTTGTACTTGAAAATGGCAAAATTTCAAGGTCTGGCAGTGCAAGTGAGATATTTTTAAAAAGTGCAGGATCGCAAAAATTTGCATTTAACGCTAAGGTTTTAGAGATCAAAAAGTGTGACGCCATTTTTGTAGCAAGCGTGCTCATAAACCGCCAAATTTGCGAAGTCGTGCTAAGTAGCGCAGAAGCTAGTGGGCTAAGAGCTGGCGACACCGCCATAGTTAGCACAAAAGCCTTTGGCGTAAATTTGGTAAAAGCATGA
- the modB gene encoding molybdate ABC transporter permease subunit, with protein sequence MSELANIDYEPFWLSLKLSFITTFILFFFCVGLAYFMSQKKFFGKAFLESIISLPLVLPPSVLGFYLLIFLSPYSAFGKFIEELFGVRLVFNFTGLVVASCIYSLPFMFGPIYAGLNSLKKSLFEASYSLGKSKLTTIFRVILPSIRSNLLTAIVVSFAHTMGEFGVVLMIGGSVAGESKVASIAIFEAVEMLDYTKAHIYALLMLIISFFVLFVVYLLNSKKA encoded by the coding sequence ATGAGTGAGCTAGCAAATATCGATTACGAGCCATTTTGGCTCTCGCTAAAGCTCTCTTTTATCACGACTTTTATCCTATTTTTCTTCTGCGTAGGACTTGCTTACTTTATGTCGCAAAAGAAATTCTTTGGCAAGGCGTTTTTAGAGTCCATCATCTCGCTGCCTTTGGTGCTGCCGCCAAGCGTTCTTGGCTTTTATCTGCTCATTTTTCTCTCGCCCTACTCAGCCTTTGGTAAATTTATCGAAGAGCTCTTTGGCGTAAGGCTGGTTTTTAACTTCACGGGCCTTGTTGTAGCAAGCTGCATCTACTCGCTGCCATTTATGTTTGGGCCCATTTATGCTGGGCTAAATAGCCTAAAAAAGAGCCTTTTTGAGGCGAGCTACAGCCTTGGTAAAAGCAAGCTTACGACCATTTTTAGGGTCATCTTGCCAAGCATCAGATCAAACTTACTAACCGCGATCGTTGTTAGTTTTGCTCATACGATGGGCGAGTTTGGCGTGGTTTTGATGATAGGTGGCAGCGTGGCTGGTGAGAGCAAGGTCGCTAGTATCGCGATATTTGAAGCAGTTGAGATGCTTGACTATACCAAAGCTCACATTTACGCTCTTTTGATGCTAATAATTAGCTTTTTCGTTCTTTTTGTCGTCTATCTCTTAAATTCAAAAAAAGCTTAA